In Erigeron canadensis isolate Cc75 chromosome 7, C_canadensis_v1, whole genome shotgun sequence, one DNA window encodes the following:
- the LOC122609201 gene encoding wall-associated receptor kinase 2-like, which translates to MKKFSQQILLLNLVFFSFIDDTYSKPSCPTVDKCGNVIIPYPFSTVDDCYLDESYYIQCDSVTQIPRLNISNSTMYRNGEFDSSGYLEVFEINLDGHLIVALPAAYGCPAENGSLFSEEYTTISVKTSNFPFSSTQNKFIGVGCGMEAHIWLGKSSMDTSCVTNCDHYNDIKNGSCEGSGCCIASSFPKGETTVIYTASDYTVSSYSKCGHGFMVDPTKYNFNVGDLSTMSNDISFPVVLEWFAGNSSCKDTILDNSTYLCIGKSVCQDGERENGHPGYRCVCSDGYSGNPYVNDGCQDVNECESPELNKCPRGYNCKNTEGSYNCVCPKGFHGDAKSGEACTNGAFFTKGKVMTTIFGVAVATIVMGLTYCGIKKWKIIKGREDFFKQNGGIMLQKALFSGKNRVNNNAMIFTNEELKKATDNFSETNIIGQGGYGVVYKGILANKMTIAIKKSKLIDQSQINQFVNEVIILSKINHPNIVKLIGCCLETHVPLLVYEYITNNTLFHHIHNEAMMSFETRLKIATETAQALSYMHSATKIIHRDVKPSNILLNDEFSAKVSDFGISRFVPLELLTGTKIHSLEISLNIYRGAAAYLTSLLERNTLFKVLDKQLKSEVYAEVVKGVAKIAINCLDLEGKNRPTMKEVVTELEHLRSVLSSIGTKGHIPH; encoded by the exons ATGAAGAAATTTTCTCAACAAATTTTGCTACTGAATcttgttttctttagttttataGATGATACATATTCAAAGCCTAGCTGTCCTACGGTTGATAAATGTGGAAATGTTATCATACCTTATCCCTTTTCAACTGTAGATGACTGCTACCTTGACGAGTCTTACTACATACAATGTGACAGTGTAACACAAATTCCCCGCCTAAACATATCTAACTCCACCATGTATCGAAACGGAGAGTTTGATAGTAGTGGTTATCTAGAAGTCTTTGAGATAAATCTTGACGGCCATCTAATAGTGGCTCTACCAGCTGCGTATGGTTGCCCTGCAGAGAATGGAAGTTTATTTTCCGAAGAGTACACAACAATATCAGTTAAAACATCTAATTTCCCCTTCTCAAGCACGCAAAACAAGTTCATCGGAGTCGGGTGTGGCATGGAAGCACATATATGGCTTGGAAAATCCTCAATGGATACAAGTTGCGTGACGAATTGTGACCACTACAATGATATTAAAAACGGGTCATGCGAAGGCTCTGGGTGTTGCATAGCATCATCTTTTCCTAAAGGCGAAACAACAGTTATCTATACAGCTAGTGATTACACGGTATCCAGTTATAGTAAATGTGGTCATGGTTTCATGGTAGACCCGACCAAATATAACTTCAACGTTGGGGATCTTAGCACTATGAGCAATGACATATCTTTCCCGGTGGTTCTTGAATGGTTTGCCGGCAATAGTTCTTGTAAAGACACAATATTGGACAATTCAACCTACTTGTGCATTGGGAAAAGTGTTTGCCAAGATGGAGAAAGGGAAAACGGTCACCCTGGGTATCGTTGCGTATGCTCTGATGGATATAGTGGAAACCCATACGTCAATGATGGATGTCAAG ATGTAAATGAGTGTGAATCTCCAGAACTCAATAAGTGCCCGCGAGGATATAATTGTAAGAACACAGAAGGGAGTTATAATTGCGTTTGTCCAAAGGGATTTCATGGTGATGCAAAAAGTGGTGAAGCGTGTACGAATGGTGCATTTTTCACCAAAG GTAAAGTTATGACAACAATTTTTGGTGTTGCGGTAGCAACTATAGTCATGGGTTTGACATATTGCGGAATAAAGAAGTGGAAAATAATCAAGGGTAGAGAGGACTTCTTCAAACAAAATGGTGGAATCATGTTACAAAAAGCATTATTTTCAGGGAAAAATCGTGTCAACAATAATGCGATGATATTCACCAATGAAGAACTGAAGAAGGCCACCGACAACTTCAGCGAGACCAACATTATAGGCCAAGGTGGCTATGGTGTTGTTTACAAAGGAATCTTAGCAAACAAGATGACTATAGCCATCAAGAAGTCTAAGTTAATTGATCAAAGTCAAATTAATCAGTTCGTGAATGAGGTGATCATTCTATCAAAAATCAATCATCCAAACATTGTAAAACTCATTGGTTGTTGCTTAGAGACACACGTTCCGTTGCTTGTCTACGAGTATATAACCAATAACACCTTATTCCACCACATACACAACGAAGCGATGATGAGCTTTGAAACACGATTAAAGATAGCCACAGAAACTGCTCAAGCTCTTTCTTATATGCACTCGGCAACAAAAATTATCCATAGAGATGTCAAGCCCTCAAACATACTACTAAATGATGAATTCTCTGCCAAAGTTTCGGATTTTGGAATTTCAAGATTTGTCCCTCTTG AGCTACTTACTGGAACAAAAATTCATTCCTTAGAgatttcattaaatatatataggggagcTGCAGCATATCTTACTTCGTTGTTGGAAAGAAACACATTGTTTAAAGTTCTTGATAAACAGCTTAAGAGTGAGGTATATGCTGAGGTGGTAAAAGGTGTTGCTAAAATAGCAATTAACTGCCTTGATCTTGAAGGGAAGAACAGGCCTACAATGAAAGAAGTAGTAACTGAGCTGGAGCACCTAAGATCTGTGTTGTCATCTATTGGCACCAAAGGCCATATACCacattga
- the LOC122608303 gene encoding pentatricopeptide repeat-containing protein At5g48910-like produces MRVLHQIHSYILTRDLPISTLSFCLSKVISFCALSPLGNILYAEKLLYQTPSPNIFSWNSVIKGFSQSQILSPTQPFSIFKTLIRKGHPNPNTFTFAFVLKACATLPAFLEGQQVHSCVIRSGFCSSSFLQSSLVNFYAKCEKIEFARRVFDDMQERNMVVWSTMIGGYTKVDMFNEALDLFGDMQKAGVVADEVTMASVVSACGGLGALDVGRWVHMYIKKRKIVMDTKLSTSLINMYAKCGSIEKAKEVFGEMSAKDSRAWSSMIVGFAIHGHADDAVSVFADMEKSKVKPNHVAFLGVLLACAHAQLVSEGRRHWDILLKSGIQPSMEHYSCMVDLFFRANLFDEACTFIKNMPVDPDPAIWRTFLVACKKSKNMEKGELAGQRLLELEPSNPENYVLLSSFYATCSEWSKMGHIKKQMRDKGLKTVPGCSSIEIDGVIHEFVLGDWSHPELNEIREVLSNIVKRVNSMGHIPNVSEVLHDISHELKEEALCEHSERLAIAYGILKTKAPVVIRVVKNLRVCGDCHDVTKIISRLYEREIVVRDRVRFHRFVGGTCSCKDNW; encoded by the exons ATGAGAGTTCTCCATCAAATCCATTCATATATCCTTACTCGAGATTTACCTATCTCGACTCTAAGCTTTTGTCTCTCGAAAGTTATATCCTTTTGTGCTCTTTCCCCACTCGGCAACATCCTATACGCTGAAAAACTGCTATATCAAACCCCAAGCCCCAACATTTTCTCGTGGAATTCCGTCATTAAAGGTTTCTCCCAATCCCAAATCTTATCTCCAACACAACCCTTTTccattttcaaaactttaatcCGTAAAGGCCACCCAAACCCCAATACTTTCACTTTTGCCTTCGTTTTAAAAGCCTGCGCTACATTGCCTGCTTTTCTAGAAGGCCAGCAGGTTCATTCTTGTGTCATTCGATCTGGGTTTTGTTCAAGTTCGTTCTTGCAGTCGTCTTTGGTTAATTTCTATGCGAAATGTGAGAAGATTGAATTTGCACGGAGAGTGTTTGATGACATGCAGGAGAGGAATATGGTTGTTTGGAGTACAATGATTGGTGGATATACGAAAGTTGATATGTTTAATGAGGCATTGGATTTGTTTGGGGATATGCAGAAGGCGGGTGTTGTTGCTGATGAAGTGACAATGGCTAGTGTGGTCTCTGCTTGTGGTGGGTTGGGCGCGCTTGATGTTGGTAGGTGGGTACATATGTATATTAAGAAGCGAAAGATTGTGATGGATACTAAGCTCAGTACTTCACTTATTAATATGTATGCAAAATGTGGGAGTATAGAAAAAGCTAAAGAAGTTTTTGGTGAAATGTCTGCTAAAGATTCAAGAGCTTGGAGTTCAATGATTGTGGGGTTTGCGATTCATGGGCATGCTGATGATGCTGTGAGTGTATTTGCTGATATGGAAAAATCCAAG gtGAAACCAAATCATGTAGCATTTCTTGGTGTGTTACTAGCATGTGCGCATGCTCAGCTAGTCTCGGAGGGGCGAAGACATTGGGATATCTTGCTCAAGTCTGGAATTCAACCATCAATGGAGCATTACAGTTGCATGGTTGATTTATTTTTCCGTGCCAACTTATTTGATGAAGCTTGCACATTCATCAAAAACATGCCCGTTGACCCTGACCCTGCAATCTGGAGGACTTTTCTTGTTGCATGCAAAAAAAGCAAGAACATGGAGAAAGGAGAATTAGCTGGTCAAAGACTACTCGAATTAGAACCATCTAACCcagaaaactatgttttgttgtcGAGCTTTTATGCAACTTGTTCAGAATGGTCTAAAATGGGTCATATCAAGAAACAAATGAGAGACAAGGGGTTAAAAACTGTACCAGGGTGTAGCTCCATAGAAATTGATGGGGTTATACACGAGTTTGTGTTAGGGGACTGGTCTCACCCCGAGTTAAATGAGATAAGGGAAGTACTGAGCAATATTGTAAAACGTGTGAACTCTATGGGCCATATACCAAATGTCTCGGAAGTTCTACATGATATAAGCCATGAATTGAAGGAAGAAGCTCTTTGTGAGCATAGTGAAAGATTAGCCATTGCTTATGGAATTTTGAAGACTAAAGCGCCCGTCGTTATTAGAGTAGTGAAAAACCTTAGAGTTTGTGGGGATTGCCATGATGTGACGAAAATTATCAGCAGGTTATATGAGCGAGAGATTGTTGTTAGGGATAGAGTTCGGTTTCATAGATTTGTTGGTGGTACTTGTTCTTGCAAAGACAATTGGTGA
- the LOC122609200 gene encoding wall-associated receptor kinase 3-like: protein MYVVNDFQVSNYSKCGQGFMVDNTKYNFNVGDLMTMSNDISFPVVLEWFVGNSFCNNAKMDNETNMCKGKSVCQDAERKPGHPAYRCTCSDAYGGNPYVNDGCQGKAMAAIFGVAGATIVITLTYCGIKKWKIIKDREYFFKQNGGIMLQKLLFARKDRVNRYALIFNNEELKKATDNFSKTNIIGQGGYGVVYKGILANKTSVVIKKSKVIDQSQINQFVNEVIILSNINHPNIVKLIGCCLETHVPLLVYEYIINNTLCHHIHKEAMMSLETRLKIATETAKALSYMHTTTQIIHRDVKPSNILLNDEFSAKVLDFGISRFVPPGQSHLSTYVEGTIGYVDPEYFCTGKLNEKSDVYSFGVVLVELLTGKKIHSLEISLNIFRGAAAYLTSLLERNALFKVLDKQLKSEVYAEVVKGIAKIAINCLDLEGNNRPTIKKVLTELEHLRCVLSSINAKGHISCS from the exons ATGTATGTAGTTAATGATTTCCAAGTTTCCAATTATAGTAAATGTGGTCAGGGATTTATGGTGGACAATACAAAGTATAACTTCAACGTTGGTGATCTTATGACTATGAGCAACGACATATCTTTCCCAGTGGTTCTTGAATGGTTTGTTGGCAATAGTTTTTGTAACAACGCAAAAATGGACAATGAAACCAACATGTGCAAAGGGAAAAGCGTATGCCAAGATGCAGAAAGGAAACCCGGTCATCCTGCGTATCGCTGCACATGTTCTGATGCATATGGTGGAAACCCGTATGTTAACGATGGATGTCAAG GTAAAGCTATGGCAGCGATTTTTGGCGTTGCAGGAGCAACTATAGTTATCACTTTGACATATTGTGGAATAAAGAAATGGAAAATAATCAAGGATAGAGAGTACTTTTTCAAACAAAATGGTGGAATTATGCTACAAAAATTGTTATTTGCAAGGAAAGATCGTGTTAACCGTTATGCGCTAATATTTAACAATGAAGAGTTGAAAAAAGCTACCGACAACTTCAGTAAGACCAACATTATAGGCCAGGGAGGTTATGGTGTTGTCTACAAAGGAATCTTAGCGAACAAGACGAGCGTAGTCATCAAGAAGTCTAAAGTTATTGACCAAAGTCAAATAAATCAGTTCGTGAATGAGGTGATCATTTTATCAAATATCAATCATCCAAACATCGTAAAACTCATTGGTTGTTGCTTAGAGACACACGTTCCGTTGCTTGTTTATGAATACATAATCAATAACACCTTATGCCACCACATACACAAGGAAGCGATGATGTCCTTGGAAACACGGTTAAAGATAGCTACAGAAACTGCAAAAGCTCTTTCTTATATGCACACGACCACACAAATAATCCATAGAGATGTCAAGCCCTCAAACATACTACTAAATGATGAATTCTCTGCCAAAGTTTTGGATTTTGGAATTTCAAGATTTGTCCCTCCTGGTCAAAGCCATCTATCAACATATGTAGAAGGAACTATAGGCTATGTGGATCCTGAGTACTTTTGTACGGGCAAACTGAATGAGAAGAGTGATGTTTATAGTTTTGGAGTTGTTCTTGTAGAGCTACTTActggaaaaaaaattcattccttagagatttcattaaatatatttaggGGAGCTGCGGCATATCTTACTTCGTTGTTGGAACGAAACGCATTGTTTAAAGTTCTTGATAAACAGCTTAAGAGTGAGGTGTATGCTGAGGTGGTGAAAGGTATTGCTAAAATAGCAATTAACTGCCTTGATCTTGAAGGGAATAACAGACCTACAATAAAAAAAGTACTAACAGAGTTGGAACACCTAAGATGTGTGTTGTCATCGATTAACGCCAAAGGCCATATATCCTGCAGTTGA